One part of the Anaerolineales bacterium genome encodes these proteins:
- a CDS encoding sugar transferase — MADFSRPGGFYRRCGKRGLDLLLSLAALILLGPFFLIAALAIRLESPGPVLYIQERLGCKGKIFNAYKFRTMVHAPRIPNREIHPGDPELTRVGAFLRRYKLDELVQLFNVLRGEMSWVGPRPALPRQLAEYDENGRKRLWVKPGMSGLAQVRGNIYLSWPERWKYDAEYVDRCSLGLDLWIIWRTIAVMFLGEEKFLEHPQSKKPREA, encoded by the coding sequence ATGGCGGACTTTTCCCGTCCCGGCGGGTTTTACCGGCGCTGCGGAAAGCGCGGATTGGATCTTCTGCTTTCGCTCGCCGCGCTGATCCTCCTGGGCCCCTTCTTCCTGATCGCGGCGCTGGCCATCCGGCTGGAATCGCCCGGGCCGGTGCTCTACATCCAGGAGCGCCTGGGCTGCAAGGGAAAAATTTTCAACGCCTACAAATTCCGCACGATGGTTCACGCGCCGCGGATTCCGAACCGCGAGATCCATCCCGGCGATCCGGAATTGACGCGGGTGGGCGCCTTTCTCCGGCGCTACAAGCTCGACGAACTGGTCCAACTCTTCAACGTTCTGCGGGGGGAAATGTCATGGGTCGGTCCGCGGCCGGCCCTGCCCCGCCAGTTGGCCGAATACGACGAGAACGGCCGCAAGCGGCTGTGGGTGAAACCCGGAATGTCCGGATTGGCGCAGGTGCGCGGGAACATTTATCTTTCCTGGCCGGAACGATGGAAGTACGACGCGGAGTACGTGGACCGCTGCTCGCTCGGACTTGATTTGTGGATCATCTGGCGTACAATCGCGGTGATGTTTCTCGGCGAAGAAAAATTTCTCGAACATCCGCAATCGAAGAAGCCCCGGGAAGCCTGA
- a CDS encoding methionyl-tRNA formyltransferase, with translation MAESREPTVVLAGSVNSSLLTLRALVRHRLRVVGILGLAPAASAGVSGYVRMDSAAAEAGIPYADFKDLNAPETAERVRRWAPDVFFIVGLSQMVKKDLLAIPRLGCVGFHPTRLPEARGRAPVAWMVLEGRSGAATFFQMDERADAGPILVQEPFAVDGSDYSADVTRKLEAALDAALERWLPALKRGEWKAAPQEEANASYTGKRTPEDGVIHWEWPAKKIHALVRAASRPYPGAFTFVEGRRLVVWKAEPETELPYRGVVGRIVHREKSKGWLVQTGNGLLWLTETEFDPADGREPNPKLRIGTRLGGDPESEIPALRKRVQELEERLRALENAPNRKDS, from the coding sequence ATGGCCGAATCCCGTGAGCCGACGGTCGTCCTGGCCGGAAGCGTCAACAGCTCGCTGCTCACGCTGCGGGCCCTCGTCCGCCACCGCCTGCGGGTGGTTGGTATCCTCGGCCTGGCGCCCGCCGCCTCGGCCGGAGTGAGCGGATACGTGCGGATGGATTCGGCCGCCGCGGAGGCCGGGATCCCCTACGCGGATTTTAAGGACTTGAACGCGCCGGAAACGGCGGAGCGGGTGCGCCGGTGGGCGCCGGACGTGTTCTTCATCGTCGGACTTTCGCAGATGGTGAAGAAGGACCTGCTGGCGATCCCGCGGCTCGGATGCGTCGGCTTTCATCCCACTCGGCTTCCCGAAGCCCGCGGCCGGGCTCCGGTGGCGTGGATGGTCCTTGAGGGGCGGAGCGGCGCGGCGACTTTCTTCCAGATGGACGAGCGCGCCGACGCCGGACCGATCCTGGTCCAGGAGCCGTTCGCGGTTGACGGATCGGATTATTCCGCCGACGTGACCCGCAAACTCGAGGCGGCCCTGGACGCCGCCTTGGAACGCTGGCTTCCGGCTTTGAAGCGCGGCGAATGGAAGGCCGCGCCGCAGGAGGAAGCCAATGCCTCCTACACCGGAAAGCGGACTCCGGAGGACGGGGTCATCCACTGGGAGTGGCCGGCCAAAAAAATCCATGCCCTGGTCCGGGCGGCCTCGCGGCCGTACCCGGGCGCGTTCACCTTCGTCGAGGGGCGCAGGCTTGTGGTGTGGAAAGCGGAGCCGGAGACGGAACTGCCTTACCGCGGGGTGGTCGGCCGCATCGTGCACCGCGAGAAGTCAAAGGGATGGCTGGTCCAGACCGGAAACGGACTGCTGTGGCTGACGGAAACGGAGTTCGACCCCGCGGACGGGCGTGAGCCGAATCCCAAACTGCGGATCGGGACCCGGCTGGGCGGAGACCCGGAATCCGAGATCCCCGCCCTGCGGAAGCGGGTGCAGGAGCTCGAGGAGCGGCTCCGGGCGCTGGAAAACGCTCCGAATCGGAAGGACTCATGA
- a CDS encoding PIG-L family deacetylase yields the protein MNILVIATHPDDEVLGCGGTIARHASRGDKVDVLVVTRGSSDLYDDQQVKTLRKELDAAQAILGVSTVHFLDFPAPKLDLVPTHELADAMAKKIAELRPAATFIPHRGDLHSDHRAVFQAALVAARPIGGRIVRRLLSYETLSETEWTAPVAEDAFLPSVFLEISDFLERKKQALAAYRSQLKEFPHPRSLQAVEALARLRGSTVGVPAAEAFQLIREID from the coding sequence ATGAACATCCTGGTCATCGCCACCCATCCGGACGACGAAGTGCTCGGCTGCGGCGGGACGATCGCCCGCCACGCCTCCCGCGGCGACAAGGTGGACGTGCTGGTGGTCACGCGCGGATCCTCGGACCTCTACGACGACCAGCAGGTGAAAACTTTGCGCAAGGAGCTGGACGCCGCGCAAGCGATCCTCGGCGTATCGACCGTGCATTTCCTGGATTTCCCCGCGCCCAAGCTGGACCTGGTGCCGACCCACGAGTTGGCGGACGCCATGGCGAAGAAGATCGCGGAACTCCGGCCGGCTGCAACCTTCATCCCCCATCGCGGGGACCTGCACTCGGACCATCGCGCCGTGTTCCAGGCCGCGCTGGTCGCGGCGCGTCCGATCGGCGGGCGCATCGTGCGGCGCCTGCTGAGCTATGAGACTCTGTCGGAGACGGAGTGGACCGCACCGGTTGCCGAGGACGCCTTCCTGCCCTCGGTGTTCCTGGAGATTTCGGATTTCTTGGAACGGAAGAAACAGGCTCTGGCGGCCTATCGCAGCCAGTTGAAGGAATTCCCGCATCCCCGGTCTCTGCAGGCCGTGGAAGCCCTTGCCCGCTTGCGCGGCAGCACCGTGGGCGTGCCGGCCGCCGAAGCGTTTCAGTTGATCCGCGAAATCGATTAG